TAACACTACTAGCCggacttgaagtcgtcgtggcctaaaggataagacgtccggtgcattcgtatcgagcgatgtaccggtgttcgaatcccaggcgggtaccaattttgctaatgaaatacgtactcaacaaatgttcacgattgacttccacggtgaaggaataacatcgtgtaataaaaatcaaaccggcaaaattataatttgcataattactggtggtaggacctcttgtgagtccgcccggataggtaccaccaccctgcctatttctgccgtgaagcagtaatgcgtttcggttttaagggtggggcagccgttgtaactatactgagaccttaaaacttatatctcaaggtgggtggcgcatttacgttgtagacatcTACATGTCCCACAGacattctatgggctccagtaaccacttaacaccagctgggctgtgagctcgtccacccatctaaacaataaataaataaaatacttaaaggCGGCACAGTTTCACTCAACAACTGCAACCATTTCGACGGGAGCTGTACGATTTTAGCctgaaatatttacaaacaaaatattttttgtataataattattaaatatattcattctATAATTACATCTACACTAATCTATTCACTTACACTGTATATATAACTTATAACAAGCTTCAACTTAAATCCTCATGTACTAAAATAATcttacaccggtaagagtaacgccatctatcgccgaatagccgaactaATATCGAAGattctagtaacatctagaacgctcgagaagtacaatgccatctattgtgagatagcggaaacacacaatactcgacttttgtggaatattctagataattctagggatgtcgtatcggctataaaagcgttgcagagatggcacgcagtcagtttgTAATCAGAactacttgaagcgaaacaacgaacggatcacctgaagcgaagcggaagaagcgaactgagaattttaaagtgtttgtgaagtgttttaagtgttgtaaGGGATAAATAcaatgttaacttgtaattcggtagaattttatttatcccgagccccagcgtgtaacaacaataacaattattaaataaaaagtaaaaagtaattaaataaaaagctatAGGATATTAATCCCAAaccctttatttttttttaatttatctatcAATACTACTTATATTGAAATATCTTATTTAACAGAAATTGATGACAAATAGACTGTTTTACTACATAGATAAAAGGTACAATACTATGTATATCGATTTACCAAGAAATAATGTGGGAACTGAATTTTTAATAagcatattaaaatttagtgATAGTATAGAGCACTTCTCAAAATGTCTGCTGCAAACCTGAATGTTACTGTACTATGTATGAATGTACTCTAAATGAATTTTACTCTGTTTTCCTGAATACAGATCtccatttataaatttttttacaatacacaaaatgttacgaatatctaatcaataaaaacgttattttcaatatttattataattatctctCAATTTGTTCTACTGATAAAGTTGGTGCATGTTTATGGAAGGGACCTTCAAATACGTAAATGACATAAGTTTTTAGTACCTAGTCTTTATtgatcactagctgacccggcagactgcgtagtgccttaatcgataaataaaagatctaaacttttgtttctaataaacataaaacaaacaaaatgaatccgtccgacaggggacacatcaaagtaaaaacaaaattgttatttttatttaattccgagcattatcatatttatctaccttttaaaccttctctggacttccacaaataattcaagaccaaaattagccaaatcggtccagccgttctctagttttagcgagactaactaagactaaagcaattcatttttatatattaagattagtgccaaaaagtttaaaaattgaCCCGGAGTAAGATGACCCGTAAGAGTAAGATGACGCTATATAGTTGAATGTATTTCGCCTTTGAATGAGAACTTCACCCCCTGCTATATTCTTTGAATTTCCGAATTCGAAAATATATTGCAGTAGAACAAGAACAATATGcataatttacttaaaattgtgtttattttgttttatacacatacacattaattatgaaattaacgaaaatttaatacttatttattaattttatgaaatcatCCCACGGACATAAACCATTTTTATCGATCGCGCAGTCTTTGATTCCCAATGTAACTCGTAATGGCGGGCtttgaatgttaattttaacGCCATCTCTTAATTGATTCCATGACAGATAAACGTATTCTACTTTCAAATAATAATCACCGGCCGCGTCTTTccatttttgaaatataatcttcCCGCCTACCGGGTACGGCTCGTACTGCTCAGGTAACACAAACGGATTGAAGCCTAAAGCGTTGGTTATTAAGTTCAAATTCGCATCGTGGCCCACGAGCAAAGcaagtttaatattttcatttgtgAATATAGACCTCATATATCTGATCGTAGGTCGGGCAGTATCCTTGACAGATGAGGGAATATTAAACCGTATTTTTTGATCCATAGCCGTTATTTTAGTTAGAACTTTCCATTGCTCGGGACTAGTGATTTCTCCCCACGCAACTTCTTCCAGAGGACGTCCTTCGTAGTAActcattataaaattatcaacTACTTCATTTCCTATTGTCAGAGGTCCGTTCAACTTCAGTTTGTCGCCAGCGTGATAAATTACAATATTCTTGTCGTGGACCAAATCGCAGAATCCTTTAGTTTCGCATATTTTAGAGGTTTTTATGTCGATAATCTTGTCTAATTCTTCGTAGGCATCTGTTAGTTTACAATTGGCGAGCATTTCCTCGATTTCTTCGAGTACTTTTTGTTTGTAGGCTTCGGTGGTGTTATGAATAgcataattaaaagtgatgtcatGTATATCAAAATCCTTTTCATACTTCACGTTTACATTGCAGTCAGGGAATGCGGCATCGACAAACGCCTTCGCAGTAGCTATGGTTCGTCTCTTGTTATTCGCATAAATCAAAACGGTTTCTTTGTCGGGACACGTTCCGGGTAAGAGTTGATTCTCTGTCATCCATTTCGTTAGATATTCGCCCATGTAGCCTTCCAATAAGGCCCCCTTTTCCGTCAGCAGGGCCGGCTCCAAAGACCATTTcggaaatattttgtttgtgtatTCTTCTGTGTCTTTTGTTATTGGAGCCCTTATGTTGTGACGACTAAAAATTAAGACTTGCTCGAGGCGCAGACAGCCAACGccggatattaataaaaaataaaaagttactgCGATCATATCGTTCACAGTGCgcgttgaattaaaaaaaaacttatgcctGTGCTTTGACATTTGCCAAACGTATCAACGGAGCCACGTTACAAACACAACTGGattgaatatttttacatttatggAGATAATATTCGTCTCATCAAAATCAGTACGAATTAGTTTCGTATTTGTTATGAGAGTCGCGTGATGAAATCacaacaatgtttttttaacatttttttgttcaggTTTTTTTGCTTATTACAATTATGTAAAATTTCGAACAATAATAAGTTCTTTAAATTATTCCTACTACACTactaattaacattaaatcgaCACTGATTTAACTTTACATAATCAAATCATTTAATCTCACAGGCATAAGAAtagagatatatttttaaatttaagtcatTCAAACGAAAcataaacatgtcagctttccattacaaaaATAGCAGACAACTTGAATtggatttaataaatttgtttcataaTGATAATAGTTCTTGCCTATAGTTCATGGTAACGGGTCACAACCTTGTACGAAAACATTACATCTGTAATCACTAACTTTGCTTCGTCGTACATttcatgaattttaaaatagcattATACCTAGTTATAGATAATATTGGGGCGTGAATCGAAATACAGCAGAACGTGTATTCAAGACTTTTATTAGGTTTAataacatatcaataaaataaaaacaggttTCTacatatactgggtgttaggagaccacttccgaaaacgaagacagacgatagtaggtactaatgacacctttgattaTGGAACGGAAAAAAATCgaaactgatttaaaaaaaaaaaatttaaaatgttttgttagcattatttacgcttCATCGTGTTATACATTCATTCGTAGTTTATTTTTTGGCATAGATGAATAATTTTGTGTTCAGTATCAGTCATTTGTTACAAAATATAGTTCTGGTACCTATCTTTGTTTGATACCCTTTCAATTTTTTCCATATTATTCATACTTGAAGGCGGCACTGTTTCATTCAACAACTGTAACCTATCAATTTCGACGGGAGCTGTACGATTTTAGCCTGAAATATTTAcaagcaaaaaaattaattttgttataataagtataatattttcaatgttaattatGTACATTTACACTAATCTATTTACTTAcactgtatattattatataacttaTAACAAGCTTTAACTTAAatcgccatctatcgccgaatagccgaacgaatatagaAGGCTCtggtagcatctagaacgctcgagaagtacaacgccatctattgtcagatagcggaaacacacaatactcgacttttgtggaatattctcgataattctagagatgtggtattggctataaaagcgttgcagagatggcacacagtcagtttgtaatcggaactactcgaagcgaaacagcgaacggatcacctgaagcgaagcggaagaagcgaattgagacttttaaagtgtttgtgaagtgttctaagtgataaatacagtgttaacttgtaattcggtagaattttattaatcccgaaccccagcgcgtagcaataataacaattattaaatgaaaagtaaaaagtaattaaatgaaaagctATAGGATATTAATCCCAAaccctttatttatttttttaattaaattaacaatactacataaatttaattaacttatttaacagAAAATAATGACAAATACACTGTTTTACTACATAGATATAAGGCACAATACTATGTATATCGATTTACCAAGAAATAATTTTGGAACTGAATTTTAGTAAACATATTTGGTGATAGTATAAGGTACCTACTTCTCAAAATGTCTGCTGCAAAGCGGAATGTTACTATAAATGTAGGTATTATACTCTGTTTTCCTGAGTACAGATATccatttattaagattttatttacaatacacaATATATTACGAATATCTAATCAATGAAAacgttattttcaatatttattatatctcTCAATTTGTTCTACTGACAAAATTGGTGGATGTTTATGGAAGGGACCTTCAAATACGTAAAGTTTAGATGACATAAGTTTTTAGTAGCTACTTAGTCTTTATtgatcactagctgacccggcagactgcgtagtgccttaatcgataaataaaagatctaaacttttttataaaataaacataaagcaaacaaaagaaatccgtccgacaggggacacatcaaagtaaaaacaaaattgttatttttatttaattccgagcattatcatatttatctacttttaaaccttctctggacttccacaaataattcaagaccaaaattagccaaatcggtccagccgttctctagttttagcgagactaactaagactaaagcaattcatttttatatattaagattagtgccaaaaagtttaaaaattgaCCCGGAGTAAGATGACCCGTAAGAGTAAGATGACGCTATATAGTTGAATGTATTTCGCCTTTGAATGAGAACTTCACCCCCTGCTATATTCTTTGAATTTCCGAATTCGAAAATATATTGCAGTAGAACAAGAACAATATGcataatttacttaaaattgtgtttattttgttttatacacatacacattaattatgaaattaacgaaaatttaatacttatttattaattttatgaaatcatCCCACGGACATAAACCATTTTTATCGATCGCGCAGTCTTTGATTCCCAATGTAACTCGTAATGGCGGGCtttgaatgttaattttaacGCCATCTCTTAATTGATTCCATGACAGATAAACGTATTCTACTTTCAAATAATAATCACCGGCCGCGTCTTTccatttttgaaatataatcttcCCGCCTACCGGGTACGGCTCGTACTGCTCAGGTAACACAAACGGATTGAAGCCTAAAGCGTTGGTTATTAAGTTCAAATTCGCATCGTGGCCCACGAGCAAAGcaagtttaatattttcatttgtgAATATAGACCTCATATATCTGATCGTAGGTCGGGCAGTATCCTTGACAGATGAGGGAATATTAAACCGTATTTTTTGATCCATAGCCGTTATTTTAGTTAGAACTTTCCATTGCTCGGGACTAGTGATTTCTCCCCACGCAACTTCTTCCAGAGGACGTCCTTCGTAGTAActcattataaaattatcaacTACTTCATTTCCTATTGTCAGAGGTCCGTTCAACTTCAGTTTGTCGCCAGCGTGATAAATTACAATATTCTTGTCGTGGACCAAATCGCAGAATCCTTTAGTTTCGCATATTTTAGAGGTTTTTATGTCGATAATCTTGTCTAATTCTTCGTAGGCATCTGTTAGTTTACAATTGGCGAGCATTTCCTCGATTTCTTCGAGTACTTTTTGTTTGTAGGCTTCGGTGGTGTTATGAATAgcataattaaaagtgatgtcatGTATATCAAAATCCTTTTCATACTTCACGTTTACATTGCAGTCAGGGAATGCGGCATCGACAAACGCCTTCGCAGTAGCTATGGTTCGTCTCTTGTTATTCGCATAAATCAAAACGGTTTCTTTGTCGGGACACGTTCCGGGTAAGAGTTGATTCTCTGTCATCCATTTCGTTAGATATTCGCCCATGTAGCCTTCCAATAAGGCCCCCTTTTCCGTCAGCAGGGCCGGCTCCAAAGACCATTTcggaaatattttgtttgtgtatTCTTCTGTGTCTTTTGTTATTGGAGCCCTTATGTTGTGACGACTAAAAATTAAGACTTGCTCGAGGCGCAGACAGCCAACGccggatattaataaaaaataaaaagttactgCGATCATATCGTTCACAGTGCgcgttgaattaaaaaaaaacttatgcctGTGCTTTGACATTTGCCAAACGTATCAACGGAGCCACGTTACAAACACAACTGGattgaatatttttacatttatggAGATAATATTCGTCTCATCAAAATCAGTACGAATTAGTTTCGTATTTGTTATGAGAGTCGCGTGATGAAATCacaacaatgtttttttaacatttttttgttcaggTTTTTTTGCTTATTACAATTATGTAAAATTTCGAACAATAATAAGTTCTTTAAATTATTCCTACTACACTactaattaacattaaatcgaCACTGATTTAACTTTACATAATCAAATCATTTAATCTCACAGGCATAAGAAtagagatatatttttaaatttaagtcatTCAAACGAAAcataaacatgtcagctttccattacaaaaATAGCAGACAACTTGAATtggatttaataaatttgtttcataaTGATAATAGTTCTTGCCTATAGTTCATGGTAACGGGTCACAACCTTGTACGAAAACATTACATCTGTAATCACTAACTTTGCTTCGTCGTACATttcatgaattttaaaatagcattATACCTAGTTATAGATAATATTGGGGCGTGAATCGAAATACAGCAGAACGTGTATTCAAGACTTTTATTAGGTTTAataacatatcaataaaataaaaacaggttTCTacatatactgggtgttaggagaccacttccgaaaacgaagacagacgatagtaggtactaatgacacctttgattaTGGAACGGAAAAAAATCgaaactgatttaaaaaaaaaaaatttaaaatgttttgttagcattatttacgcttCATCGTGTTATACATTCATTCGTAGTTTATTTTTTGGCATAGATGAATAATTTTGTGTTCAGTATCAGTCATTTGTTACAAAATATAGTTCTGGTACCTATCTTTGTTTGATACCCTTTCAATTTTTTCCATATTATTCATACTTGAAGGCGGCACTGTTTCATTCAACAACTGTAACCTATCAATTTCGACGGGAGCTGTACGATTTTAGCCTGAAATATTTAcaagcaaaaaaattaattttgttataataagtataatattttcaatgttaattatGTACATTTACACTAATCTATTTACTTAcactgtatattattatataacttaTAACAAGCTTTAACTTAAatcgccatctatcgccgaatagccgaacgaatatagaAGGCTCtggtagcatctagaacgctcgagaagtacaacgccatctattgtcagatagcggaaacacacaatactcgacttttgtggaatattctcgataattctagagatgtggtattggctataaaagcgttgcagagatggcacacagtcagtttgtaatcggaactactcgaagcgaaacagcgaacggatcacctgaagcgaagcggaagaagcgaattgagacttttaaagtgtttgtgaagtgttctaagtgataaatacagtgttaacttgtaattcggtagaattttattaatcccgaaccccagcgcgtagcaataataacaattattaaatgaaaagtaaaaagtaattaaatgaaaagctATAGGATATTAATCCCAAaccctttatttatttttttaattaaattaacaatactacataaatttaattaacttatttaacagAAAATAATGACAAATACACTGTTTTACTACATAGATATAAGGCACAATACTATGTATATCGATTTACCAAGAAATAATTTTGGAACTGAATTTTAGTAAACATATTTGGTGATAGTATAAGGTACCTACTTCTCAAAATGTCTGCTGCAAAGCGGAATGTTACTATAAATGTAGGTATTATACTCTGTTTTCCTGAGTACAGATATccatttattaagattttatttacaatacacaATATATTACGAATATCTAATCAATGAAAacgttattttcaatatttattatatctcTCAATTTGTTCTACTGACAAAATTGGTGGATGTTTATGGAAGGGACCTTCAAATACGTAAAGTTTAGATGACATAAGTTTTTAGTAGCTACTTAGTCTTTATtgatcactagctgacccggcagactgcgtagtgccttaatcgataaataaaagatctaaacttttttataaaataaacataaagcaaacaaaagaaatccgtccgacaggggacacatcaaagtaaaaacaaaattgttatttttatttaattccgagcattatcatatttatctacttttaaaccttctctggacttccacaaataattcaagaccaaaattagccaaatcggtccagccgttctctagttttagcgagactaacaaacagcaattcatttatatatatatatatatatatatatatatatatatatatatatatatatatatatatatatagattggaaAAACGAATTCACGCCCCACTTGATAATAAGTAGATACGCTGCGTGGcaaaacataaatgccgccacccacttgcGACAACTATGTGAGGTATGATAGTACGAGTTATAATTCTAACGACTGTCTCGATCGAATCTGAACATAATATGATAGCTTGGCAGCAGGAATAGGGCcactatactggtggtaggcacgggtaggtaccaccatcccgcctatttccgccgtgaagcagtaatgcgtttcggttcgaagggtggggtagccgttgtaactatactgagaccttagaacttatatctcgaggtgggtggcgcattaacgttttagatgtctatgggctccagtaaccacttaacatcaggtgggctgtgagctcgtccatccatctaagcaataaaaaaaaaattttggtgCTAGTGCATACAAATGAATTAATAGTATTTCTGTTAGCAAATTATATATAGCGAAAATATTGCAAGGTCACCGCTATCGAAGCATCCAAATAGCATTTCGTTTTCGATCTTCGATTGTCGTCGGTCCttattaagtataccaaattttgagttaatccggcGTTTTGAAGgagttcaaaatcatgttcaaagattccattacatacatacgtctaaagctaataaaagcgtattaaaaagtaaatactTACGAGCCTTTAacgaaaaattatatattttggaGCCAGATTAAATTCAAGGAGAATTCAAGAATGAGTTTTTCACTGCCAAATTGTCTAATATTTGCACAAGGCTAAAAGTTcgtacaaattaataataaaaaacaaagtagCTCATAAATCCAGAAAGAatcaaaatcgatttaaaaatttaaaaacgttacgccattattatttttttaaaggattttatgacccgataactaagatctttaagtcgtgtcttattttaatttatattcttatttttataaaatgtcgcaaattaatcatcttcattacatttcactccataatataatttttcataaaaatatgaatataaattaaaataagatatgacttaaaggtctcagttaccaggtcataaattcccttaaaaaaattattaaaaataaaaattgttgataATACCGGTTCGTGTTTGTaacaaattgttttttgtttccaaAATAGTTCCAACTTCTaccaatactaatattttttattgagtcacaACTCATGTCTGAGTGATCTATGATGAGTTTAATAGATTATTAGTGCCAAAAAGTCTCAAAATTGACGGGCCAGCAGGagtaagatgacgctagttgaatGTATTTCGCCTTTGAATGAGAACTTCACCCCCTGCTATATTCTTTCAATATCCGAAGCGAAGGTATCGAATAGGTACTGCAGTGTAGAAATAATATGCATAATTCACACAAAACAGTGTTTATTTCGTTTTGTACACATACACattatgaaattaatgaaattttaatacttattcaaaaattttaagaaatcatCCCACGGACAGAGATCATTTTTATCGATCGCACATTCTTTGAGCTCCAGTGTTTCTCGTAATGGCGGGTTTTTAAAGTTGATTTTAACGCCATCTCTTATTTGATTCCAAGACTGATAAACGTATTCTACTTTCAAATAATAATCACCGGCCACGTCCTTccattttt
This is a stretch of genomic DNA from Bombyx mori chromosome 23, ASM3026992v2. It encodes these proteins:
- the LOC110386016 gene encoding glucose-1-phosphatase translates to MSKHRHKFFFNSTRTVNDMIAVTFYFLLISGVGCLRLEQVLIFSRHNIRAPITKDTEEYTNKIFPKWSLEPALLTEKGALLEGYMGEYLTKWMTENQLLPGTCPDKETVLIYANNKRRTIATAKAFVDAAFPDCNVNVKYEKDFDIHDITFNYAIHNTTEAYKQKVLEEIEEMLANCKLTDAYEELDKIIDIKTSKICETKGFCDLVHDKNIVIYHAGDKLKLNGPLTIGNEVVDNFIMSYYEGRPLEEVAWGEITSPEQWKVLTKITAMDQKIRFNIPSSVKDTARPTIRYMRSIFTNENIKLALLVGHDANLNLITNALGFNPFVLPEQYEPYPVGGKIIFQKWKDAAGDYYLKVEYVYLSWNQLRDGVKINIQSPPLRVTLGIKDCAIDKNGLCPWDDFIKLINKY